In Planctomycetia bacterium, a genomic segment contains:
- a CDS encoding Hsp20/alpha crystallin family protein, with protein sequence MARTMVPWTERLPRTLGRLERDFGRFVEGMLSEDDRWMSLEGAFVPTVNVVENAEGVEITVELPGMKPEDFNVEVKNGALWISGEKKEEKEEKGKTFHRVERSYGEFRRVIPLPATVAEDKVAAEYKTGVLRVTVPKTAEARPRRVEVKT encoded by the coding sequence ATGGCACGCACAATGGTTCCTTGGACGGAGAGGCTGCCCCGCACGCTGGGCCGCCTGGAACGTGATTTTGGGCGATTCGTCGAGGGCATGCTCAGCGAAGATGATCGCTGGATGAGCCTCGAAGGCGCGTTCGTCCCCACGGTCAACGTCGTCGAGAACGCGGAGGGCGTGGAGATCACCGTGGAACTGCCAGGCATGAAGCCTGAGGACTTCAATGTGGAAGTCAAGAACGGAGCGCTGTGGATCTCCGGGGAAAAGAAAGAGGAGAAGGAAGAAAAGGGGAAGACATTTCATCGCGTCGAGCGGAGCTACGGTGAATTCCGCCGTGTGATTCCGCTGCCGGCCACGGTCGCCGAGGACAAGGTCGCAGCGGAGTACAAAACGGGCGTGCTGAGGGTGACCGTCCCCAAGACCGCCGAAGCCCGGCCGAGACGTGTTGAGGTGAAAACCTGA
- a CDS encoding cysteine desulfurase translates to MPAPVLDPERCRADFPILSASSPSGKPLVYLDNAATTQRPRAVIQAIVDTYEQHYANVHRGIHWLSDRTTDLYEQARDKVRQFIGAERREEVIFTRGTTESINLVARSWGEAFLRPGDEILLTEMEHHANIVPWHQAAARTGAKVRFIPITDAGLLDLSSLDQLLGERTKLVAATAVSNVLGTVNTLESIISKAKSVGAMVLVDAAQSVPHLPIDVSRLGADFVAFSGHKMLGPTGVGVLWGRAALLDAMPPFLGGGSMIRRVTWEGFETAELPAKFEAGTPPIVPAIGLGAAIDYLDAIGVPAIHAHELELTKHAHERFAELSGVRLLGPAPEQKSGVVSFVVEGVHPHDVAQLLDGEGIAIRAGHHCAMPLHKRLDIVASSRASFYLYNTWAEIDRLVDAVAQTQRRLRRK, encoded by the coding sequence ATGCCTGCACCTGTTCTCGATCCCGAACGCTGTCGCGCGGATTTCCCGATCTTGTCCGCCTCGTCGCCGAGCGGGAAGCCGCTGGTCTATCTGGACAACGCCGCCACGACACAGCGTCCTCGGGCGGTGATTCAGGCGATCGTCGACACGTACGAACAGCACTACGCGAACGTCCATCGCGGCATTCATTGGTTGAGCGACCGTACGACGGACTTGTATGAGCAAGCGCGCGACAAGGTGCGGCAATTCATTGGCGCCGAACGTCGCGAGGAAGTGATTTTCACGCGGGGGACGACCGAGAGCATCAATCTGGTGGCCAGGTCATGGGGCGAGGCCTTTCTGCGACCCGGCGACGAAATCTTGCTCACCGAAATGGAGCATCACGCCAACATCGTCCCATGGCATCAGGCAGCCGCGCGCACCGGCGCGAAAGTACGCTTCATCCCGATCACCGACGCAGGTTTGCTCGACCTATCGTCGCTCGACCAACTGCTGGGCGAGCGGACGAAGCTGGTCGCGGCGACGGCGGTTTCCAATGTGTTAGGAACCGTGAACACGTTGGAGTCGATCATCTCCAAGGCTAAGTCCGTGGGCGCGATGGTGTTAGTCGATGCCGCGCAGAGCGTTCCGCACTTGCCGATTGACGTCAGTCGACTCGGCGCCGATTTCGTCGCATTCAGCGGTCATAAGATGCTAGGGCCGACCGGCGTAGGAGTGCTGTGGGGGCGCGCCGCGTTGCTCGATGCCATGCCGCCCTTCCTGGGCGGCGGGAGCATGATTCGCCGTGTGACGTGGGAAGGCTTCGAGACCGCGGAATTGCCGGCCAAGTTCGAGGCCGGCACGCCGCCGATTGTGCCGGCGATTGGGCTCGGCGCGGCGATCGATTATCTCGATGCGATTGGAGTGCCGGCCATTCACGCGCATGAACTCGAGCTAACGAAACATGCGCATGAGAGGTTCGCCGAATTGAGTGGCGTCCGGTTACTGGGCCCGGCGCCCGAGCAGAAATCCGGCGTGGTCAGCTTTGTCGTCGAGGGCGTTCATCCGCACGACGTGGCGCAGTTGCTGGACGGCGAGGGCATCGCCATTCGTGCCGGGCACCATTGCGCGATGCCGCTGCACAAACGGCTCGACATCGTGGCGAGCAGCCGCGCCAGCTTCTACTTGTACAATACCTGGGCCGAAATCGATCGCCTCGTCGACGCCGTCGCTCAAACGCAGCGGCGTCTGCGCCGCAAATAA
- a CDS encoding (2Fe-2S)-binding protein, with product MNDDDEVCLCFHVSRRKLANYLRVERISRASQLSECGGAGTGCGWCRSYLERLFAASRQGLPQDAEPTAQEYASQRARYIHAGGGTPPAGSEPRE from the coding sequence ATGAACGACGACGACGAGGTTTGTCTCTGCTTTCACGTTTCCCGGCGCAAGTTGGCGAACTACCTGCGCGTCGAGCGAATCTCGCGCGCCAGCCAACTCAGTGAATGCGGCGGCGCGGGCACCGGTTGCGGCTGGTGCCGGAGCTATCTGGAGCGGCTCTTCGCCGCCAGTCGCCAGGGGTTACCCCAGGATGCGGAGCCGACGGCTCAAGAATACGCATCGCAGCGTGCGCGTTACATTCACGCTGGAGGCGGTACGCCCCCTGCAGGCAGCGAGCCGCGTGAATAA
- a CDS encoding flagellar basal body P-ring protein FlgI, with amino-acid sequence MASSFAHSLTIHSSAFARRSVWCGVPRRQFLASMCGLVGWTMLSGCTAPAIRTQSPEDEELESNTHLVGEYSVPFGMVIQKVEGIALVNGLPGTGGDCPPSPQRNALLRDLQSRGVPKPQSVMDSPSTALVLVRGFIRPGAQQGDNFDLELRLPTNSECTSLRGAWMMETRLTESAYIDGQVYDGHLIGRGGGPVLVDPNADSSGDDTAIKRGKVLGGGVLLKQRPIGLALKPEHQNLRTSAAVGTAINRRFHTFHKGRKEPVATPKTGEYVDLLLHERYKHNVPRYMQVLRAIPLRETSSERLARLALLERQLMDPITASTAALRLEAIGNEGVDVLEKGIASRDPEVRFYAAEALAYLDEGAAAPPLGQAALEEPAFRVFALTALSAMDDYAAYEELRKLLDVPSAETRYGAFRAMWAMNANDPLVRGEKLSDQFSYHVLHTGGPPMIHATRSFRPEIVVFGHEQRLKTPFKFDAAHNKIMVSGDPSGVVTVTRFDVNGVDQKREVDTTVDAVIRGIVELEGDYPDVVQILQQAAQSDLLTGRFEVDALPEANRRYENRGNDDSGSEEGEESLDSREIQVSNPTPELFAPAEKKEKRKKSEDAHGISGHHGEKKQVSRWEAFRDKIMPWSAGD; translated from the coding sequence GTGGCCAGCTCATTCGCCCATTCCCTGACAATTCACTCGAGCGCCTTCGCGCGCCGCTCGGTTTGGTGCGGCGTTCCGCGCCGCCAATTCCTGGCCAGCATGTGCGGGCTCGTCGGTTGGACGATGCTCAGCGGTTGCACCGCGCCGGCGATTCGCACGCAAAGCCCGGAAGACGAAGAGCTGGAATCGAATACCCACCTGGTCGGCGAATACTCCGTGCCGTTTGGCATGGTGATTCAGAAGGTGGAAGGCATCGCGCTCGTCAATGGACTTCCGGGCACCGGCGGCGATTGTCCGCCATCGCCACAGCGCAATGCATTACTGCGCGACTTGCAATCACGCGGGGTGCCGAAGCCGCAGAGCGTGATGGATTCTCCCAGTACGGCACTGGTGTTGGTGCGCGGATTCATCCGCCCGGGAGCGCAACAGGGAGACAACTTCGATTTGGAGTTGCGATTGCCGACCAACAGCGAATGCACCAGCTTGCGCGGCGCCTGGATGATGGAAACACGGCTCACGGAATCGGCCTACATTGATGGCCAGGTCTACGACGGCCATTTGATTGGTCGCGGCGGCGGCCCGGTGCTGGTCGATCCGAATGCCGATAGCTCCGGCGACGATACGGCGATCAAGCGCGGCAAGGTGCTCGGCGGCGGCGTGTTGCTCAAGCAACGCCCGATCGGTTTGGCGCTCAAGCCGGAACATCAAAATCTGCGCACGAGCGCCGCCGTCGGCACGGCGATCAATCGCCGGTTTCACACGTTCCACAAAGGGCGTAAGGAACCGGTCGCCACGCCGAAGACCGGCGAATACGTCGACCTGTTGCTCCACGAGCGTTACAAACACAACGTGCCGCGTTACATGCAAGTGCTGCGAGCGATCCCGCTCCGCGAAACCTCCTCGGAACGTTTGGCCCGGCTGGCCTTGCTGGAACGGCAGCTCATGGATCCGATTACCGCTTCGACGGCCGCGCTGCGGCTGGAAGCGATCGGCAATGAGGGAGTCGACGTTCTGGAAAAAGGCATCGCCTCGCGTGATCCCGAGGTGCGGTTCTATGCCGCGGAAGCGCTGGCTTACCTTGACGAAGGCGCGGCCGCTCCGCCGTTGGGGCAAGCCGCGTTGGAAGAACCGGCCTTCCGCGTATTCGCGCTGACGGCGCTCTCCGCGATGGACGACTACGCAGCCTACGAAGAGCTGCGCAAGCTGCTCGACGTGCCCAGCGCCGAGACGCGCTACGGCGCGTTCCGTGCGATGTGGGCGATGAACGCCAATGATCCGCTGGTCCGCGGCGAGAAGCTGAGCGATCAGTTCAGCTACCACGTGCTGCACACCGGCGGCCCGCCGATGATTCACGCCACGCGCAGCTTCCGTCCGGAAATCGTGGTCTTCGGGCACGAACAGCGGCTCAAGACGCCGTTCAAGTTCGACGCCGCGCATAATAAGATCATGGTCTCCGGAGATCCTTCGGGCGTGGTGACCGTCACGCGTTTCGACGTCAACGGCGTCGATCAGAAGCGCGAGGTGGATACCACGGTGGACGCCGTCATCCGGGGGATCGTGGAACTGGAAGGCGACTACCCCGACGTAGTGCAAATCCTGCAGCAGGCCGCCCAAAGCGACTTGCTGACGGGCCGGTTCGAGGTCGACGCCCTGCCTGAGGCCAATCGCCGGTATGAGAACCGCGGCAACGACGACAGCGGCTCCGAGGAGGGCGAGGAATCGCTCGATTCCCGGGAAATCCAGGTTTCCAACCCCACGCCGGAGCTGTTCGCCCCCGCAGAAAAGAAGGAAAAGCGTAAGAAAAGCGAGGACGCGCACGGCATTTCCGGGCATCACGGGGAGAAAAAGCAGGTTAGCCGCTGGGAGGCTTTCCGTGATAAAATCATGCCTTGGTCCGCCGGCGATTAG
- the smc gene encoding chromosome segregation protein SMC, producing MLKALELAGFKSFADKTRFEFHSGITVVVGPNGSGKSNVVDAIKWVLGEQSVKSLRGKEMADVIFNGSASRSALNSCEATLTFDNSRRLLAVDTDEVYVTRRVYRSGEGEYLINRQPSRLKDIRELFSGTGVATEAYSVIEQGKVDVMLQSSPRERRAIFEEAAGISRFKAKKVESLRRLERVEQNLLRLSDIVQEVEGRLKSVRQQAAKARRHKEHTDRLQSLRTQVGLADWRHLSERIDALREELHGLDADVASVSASVETQEAEALALDVTLSDAHEGIRAAEFRLAQNRERIAGQESTIDQGRARLRDVEEEIARRQQQLAAINQRAVDLHCLLNETRAELTAAELEHTALSARLSDDEKTAELVVRDANASREATERLRLQYMDRMRQGAAIGNQISGATSQLDGLRATQQRRETQLVELLEQREKLDAELESLREQLEERLAAVETARGAADQADTDVATLRERRATEQAELHATETQHAALSERSGVLSELENRLEGLTSAAKEVLVRARAALGGPLSQIRGLLADQFVVAMEYAPAIEAALGEQSGYLLVEPNDEFRDYLTRADAHFAGRIGFIRVDRAKTVVDDDAMFADDPGVVGRADRLVEASPEYVPLLSRLLGTTWVVRELADALRLSETHGGRWNFATLTRDVVAADGTMTLGARKGATGIISRRSELRALAKQLTDLQSRVGAERERLAATDSSIQTAELAARAAQQALGAAQSSLGEHRTKVQSSQERALQVDRQSGALERELATGGTQIADGEAKLAKSREELAGIERQLADQEQEISARNAEREALEDRRRAQDQQLTVVRIDLAKSDERLRSLRDRLQQFEVDHDDRRTSLGEQHRQIASGRGRAEQIVRSILAAESEVAGLYLRKEEFSRDIVRLLNETESHRRRRAALQTGIQDGRSMQRQLEERVHKRRLSLGELQLERGAIETRLRDDYDIELAALSEAIAHQPQEEREAIDREIADLRRKINSIGVVNLAALDELDDLETRHAHLAGQFRDLTEAKESLEQIIQRINADSRRLFAETLDAVRGNFQTLFRKLFGGGQADIVLEEGVDILESGVEIVAKPPGTKPAYIAQLSGGQRALTCVALLMAIFQFRPSPFCVLDEVDAPLDEANIERFVGVLKDFLAWTQFIVVTHSKKTMTCASTLYGVTMQESGVSKRVSVRFQDVSDTGEILKPADEDETAAA from the coding sequence ATGCTCAAAGCGCTCGAACTCGCCGGCTTCAAGAGCTTCGCCGATAAAACGCGGTTCGAGTTTCACTCCGGCATCACGGTCGTCGTGGGGCCGAACGGCTCCGGCAAATCCAACGTCGTCGACGCCATCAAATGGGTGCTCGGCGAGCAAAGCGTGAAAAGTTTGCGCGGCAAGGAGATGGCCGACGTCATCTTCAACGGCTCGGCCAGCCGCAGTGCGCTGAATTCCTGCGAAGCGACGCTGACGTTCGACAATTCCCGGCGATTGCTGGCAGTCGATACGGACGAGGTGTACGTCACTCGCCGGGTGTATCGCAGCGGCGAAGGCGAATACCTGATCAACCGGCAGCCCAGCCGGCTCAAGGATATCCGCGAGTTGTTCTCTGGCACGGGCGTGGCGACGGAAGCGTACAGCGTCATCGAGCAGGGCAAAGTCGATGTGATGCTGCAATCGTCGCCGCGCGAGCGCCGGGCGATCTTCGAGGAGGCCGCCGGGATCAGCCGGTTCAAGGCCAAGAAGGTGGAATCGCTCCGCCGCTTGGAGCGCGTCGAACAGAACCTGTTGCGGCTCTCCGACATCGTCCAAGAAGTCGAAGGACGATTGAAGAGCGTGCGGCAACAAGCAGCCAAGGCCCGACGGCACAAGGAACATACCGACCGCCTGCAATCCCTGCGCACGCAAGTCGGCCTGGCCGACTGGCGGCATTTGTCGGAACGCATTGATGCGCTCCGCGAAGAGTTGCACGGGCTAGACGCCGATGTCGCGTCGGTCAGCGCCTCCGTGGAAACACAGGAAGCCGAGGCGTTGGCGCTCGACGTAACGCTGTCCGATGCGCACGAAGGAATCCGCGCGGCGGAGTTTCGTCTCGCGCAAAATCGTGAGCGGATTGCCGGCCAGGAATCGACCATCGATCAAGGCCGCGCGCGATTGCGGGACGTCGAGGAAGAAATTGCCCGGCGGCAACAGCAATTGGCCGCGATCAACCAGCGGGCCGTCGACCTACACTGCTTGTTGAATGAGACGCGGGCGGAACTGACCGCGGCGGAGCTGGAGCATACGGCGCTGTCCGCGCGGCTGTCGGACGACGAGAAGACCGCGGAGCTCGTGGTCCGCGACGCGAATGCTTCGCGTGAAGCCACCGAGCGGCTGCGATTGCAGTATATGGACCGGATGCGGCAGGGCGCCGCGATCGGCAATCAGATCAGCGGCGCCACTTCGCAACTCGATGGCTTGCGCGCTACGCAGCAACGGCGCGAGACGCAACTTGTCGAGTTGCTCGAACAACGCGAGAAGCTTGACGCGGAGCTTGAATCGCTCCGCGAACAGTTGGAGGAGCGCTTGGCGGCGGTCGAAACTGCGCGAGGTGCTGCCGACCAGGCCGACACGGACGTCGCCACGCTGCGCGAGCGCCGCGCCACGGAACAAGCGGAGCTGCATGCCACGGAAACGCAACACGCGGCGCTGTCGGAACGGTCCGGCGTCTTGTCCGAGCTGGAGAATCGCCTGGAGGGACTGACTTCGGCCGCGAAAGAGGTTTTGGTTCGCGCCCGGGCCGCGCTTGGCGGTCCGTTGAGTCAAATTCGCGGGTTGCTGGCCGATCAATTCGTGGTGGCGATGGAATACGCGCCGGCGATCGAGGCCGCGCTGGGAGAGCAATCGGGCTATCTGCTGGTCGAACCGAACGACGAATTCCGCGACTATCTTACCCGGGCTGACGCCCATTTCGCGGGGCGGATCGGCTTTATCCGCGTGGATCGTGCGAAGACCGTCGTCGATGACGATGCCATGTTTGCGGACGACCCCGGCGTCGTCGGGCGCGCGGACCGGTTGGTCGAGGCCTCGCCGGAATACGTGCCGTTGCTCTCACGCCTGCTGGGAACGACGTGGGTCGTGCGCGAATTGGCCGACGCGCTGCGACTCTCTGAGACGCATGGCGGACGTTGGAATTTCGCCACGCTGACGCGGGACGTGGTCGCCGCCGACGGCACGATGACGCTGGGCGCGCGCAAGGGCGCGACGGGCATCATCTCGCGCCGCAGCGAATTACGCGCGTTGGCGAAGCAACTCACGGACTTGCAATCGCGCGTCGGAGCGGAGCGGGAACGACTCGCCGCGACGGACAGTTCGATTCAGACCGCGGAACTCGCGGCCCGTGCGGCGCAACAGGCGCTGGGTGCGGCGCAAAGCTCGCTAGGGGAACATCGCACCAAGGTGCAATCGTCGCAGGAGCGCGCGCTCCAGGTCGATCGTCAATCCGGCGCGTTGGAACGCGAATTGGCCACCGGCGGAACACAGATCGCCGACGGCGAAGCCAAGCTCGCCAAATCGCGCGAGGAACTGGCCGGCATCGAGCGGCAGCTCGCCGACCAGGAGCAGGAGATCAGCGCGCGCAACGCCGAACGTGAAGCGTTGGAAGATCGACGTCGTGCTCAGGACCAGCAATTGACCGTCGTGCGGATCGATCTGGCCAAAAGCGACGAAAGGCTTCGTAGCTTGCGGGATCGTTTGCAACAGTTCGAAGTCGATCACGACGATCGCCGCACTTCGCTGGGCGAGCAGCATCGGCAGATCGCCTCCGGACGCGGACGGGCGGAGCAGATCGTGCGGTCGATCCTGGCCGCCGAAAGCGAAGTCGCCGGGTTGTATCTGCGTAAAGAAGAGTTTTCCCGAGACATCGTGCGGTTGCTTAACGAGACGGAATCGCACCGCCGACGGCGCGCGGCCTTGCAAACAGGCATTCAGGACGGCCGCTCCATGCAGCGGCAACTCGAGGAACGCGTACACAAGCGTCGGTTGTCGCTGGGCGAATTGCAGTTGGAGCGCGGCGCGATCGAAACGCGGCTCCGCGACGACTACGACATTGAGCTGGCCGCGTTGAGCGAAGCGATCGCCCATCAGCCGCAGGAAGAGCGCGAAGCGATTGATCGAGAAATTGCGGACTTGCGCCGTAAAATCAATTCCATCGGCGTCGTGAATTTAGCGGCGCTCGACGAGTTGGATGACTTGGAAACGCGGCATGCGCATCTGGCGGGGCAGTTCCGCGATCTCACGGAGGCGAAGGAATCGCTGGAGCAGATCATCCAACGAATCAACGCCGACAGCCGCAGACTGTTTGCCGAGACGCTGGACGCCGTGCGAGGCAATTTTCAAACACTGTTCCGCAAACTGTTCGGGGGCGGCCAGGCCGATATCGTGCTGGAAGAAGGCGTCGACATTCTGGAAAGCGGCGTCGAGATTGTCGCCAAACCTCCGGGCACGAAGCCGGCCTACATCGCACAGCTCAGCGGCGGCCAGCGGGCGCTCACCTGCGTGGCGCTGTTGATGGCAATTTTTCAGTTCCGTCCCAGCCCCTTCTGCGTGCTGGATGAAGTCGATGCGCCGCTGGACGAAGCGAATATCGAGCGCTTTGTCGGCGTCCTCAAGGACTTTCTCGCCTGGACGCAATTTATCGTCGTCACGCATTCTAAGAAGACGATGACCTGCGCGAGCACGCTCTACGGCGTGACAATGCAGGAATCCGGCGTGTCGAAACGCGTCAGCGTGCGCTTTCAGGATGTCAGCGACACGGGCGAGATTCTAAAGCCGGCCGATGAGGATGAGACGGCGGCGGCTTGA